The Pleuronectes platessa chromosome 10, fPlePla1.1, whole genome shotgun sequence genome contains a region encoding:
- the dnase2 gene encoding deoxyribonuclease-2-alpha, with protein MFLFLSVLIFFGPVEGGSSPITCYNDNGEAVDWFYLYKLPKQHREKSPTRGELYLLLDKGSEGWTDGKVTVNDTTGALGRTVGQLYSQGKNTEIAYVLYNDQTPKKNLGGRWEDNSGNEGGHTKGVVLLDKNQGFWLVHSTPHFPPVRKAGEFYYPDSGVNNGQNFICVTYPLDRFQTIGEQLQINQPLVYDCDVPESFASLVPSLASLCGKKHAKPVSNRSVTLTSKGGDNFLSFAKGASFNNDLYHSWVAPSLQSNLLVQFWIRSRGVLPSDCSLGWKVLDIELLSPGKRFTFKASQDHSKWAVSTQAAGEGVGGGWVCVGDINRDEAEEKRGGGTVCLRNPVVWKAYRTAALQCEDCGGASIPCPAGDLVGFSDERAQNKL; from the exons ATGTTTCTGTTCCTGTCCGTGCTGATCTTCTTCGGGCCAGTAGAGGGTGGCAGCTCACCAATCACCTGCTACAATGACAATGGAGAAGCTGTGGACTG GTTCTATCTGTACAAGCTGCCTAAACAACACAGGGAAAAATCTCCCACGAGGGGGGAGCTGTATTTACTGTTGGACAAAGGGAGTGAGGGGTGGACCGACGGGAAGGTGACAGTGAACGACACGACGGGAGCCTTGGGCCGGACGGTCGGACAGCTCTACTCACAGGGAAAG AACACAGAGATAGCCTATGTCCTCTACAACGACCAGACGCCAAAAAAGAACCTTGGTGGCAGATGGGAAGACAACAGCGGGAACGAAGGGGGGCACACGAAAG GTGTTGTGCTGCTGGATAAAAACCAGGGCTTCTGGTTGGTGCACAGTACCCCTCACTTCCCCCCTGTACGAAAGGCAGGAGAGTTCTACTACCCGGACAGCGGTGTGAACAACGGACAAAACTTCATCTGCGTGACCTACCCGCTGGACCGCTTCCAGACCATCG GCGAGCAGCTGCAGATCAATCAGCCTCTCGTGTACGACTGCGATGTCCCAGAGTCCTTTGCGTCCCTGGTGCCTTCGCTGGCGTCCCTCTGTGGGAAGAAGCACGCCAAACCTGTGTCCAACCGCAGCGTGACTTTGACCTCCAAGGGTGGAGACAACTTCCTCAGCTTTGCCAAAGGAGCCTCTTTTAACAATG ACCTGTACCACTCCTGGGTGGCCCCGAGCCTCCAGTCAAACCTCCTGGTCCAGTTCTGGATCCGCTCCAGGGGCGTCCTCCCCTCCGACTGCTCGCTGGGCTGGAAGGTCCTGGACATCGAGCTCCTCAGCCCGGGGAAGAGGTTCACCTTCAAGGCCAGCCAGGACCACTCCAAGTGGGCCGTCAGCACCCAGGCGGCCGGGGAGGGCGTCGGGGGGGGCTGGGTGTGCGTTGGAGACATCAACCGGGACGAGGCGGAGGAGAAGCGGGGGGGAGGCACGGTGTGTCTGCGGAACCCTGTGGTGTGGAAGGCTTACCGGACAGCAGCTCTACAGTGTGAGGATTGCGGAGGAGCCAGCATCCCGTGCCCTGCTGGAGACCTGGTGGGGTTTTCAGACGAAAGAGCCCAAAACAAGTTGTAG